GCAACGCCGGCGACCATCACACCAAGCTGCCAGATCCCTCGACCTGGCAGCTGAGCCAAGACGCCTCGTACGTGCACCTCTGCACCAACGAGACCATCAACGGCATCGAGTTTCAGCAGCTGCCCGACCTCTCGACCCTCGGCAGCAATGCGCCGCTGGTCATCGATTTTTCGTCGCACGTGGCGTCGCGCAGCATCGACTGGAGCCGCGTCGGCCTTGCATTCGGCGGCGCACAGAAGAACCTCGGCCCGGCCGGCCTGACGCTCGTGATCGTGCGCGACGACCTGCTCGGCCGTGCGCTCGAGATCTGCCCGAGCGCGTTCAACTACAAGACGGTCGCCGACAACAAGTCCATGTACAACACCCCGCCGACGTGGGGCATCTACATGGCAGGGCTGACTTTTCAGTGGTTGCTGCAACAAACCGAAGGCGCGCTCACCGGCATCGCCGCCATGGAGCAGCGCAACATTGCGAAGGCGAACCTGCTGTACGGGTTCATCGACGCTTCCGGCTTCTACGTCAACAAAATCGACCCGAGCTGCCGCTCGCGCATGAACGTGCCTTTCTTCCTCGCCGACGAAAGCCGCAACGAGGCGTTCCTGGCCGGTGCGCGGGAGGCCGGCCTGCTGCAGCTCAAGGGCCACAAGTCGGTCGGCGGCATGCGCGCGAGCATCTACAACGCCATGCCGCTGGAAGGCGTACAGGCATTGGTGAGCTACATGCGAGAATTCGAGCGATCGCATGCCTAGGCGCATGCCCTAGCTGCTCGCACCGATGACCGCCTCCGCTCCAACACCGCCCTCCTCTCCCGACAACTCCGAAAGCCTTGCCGGTCTGCGCGTGCAGATCGACTCGCTCGACCAGCAACTGCTCAGCCTGCTCAATGAGCGGGCCCACGTGGCGGAGCTGGTCGGCGAGGTCAAGAAACGTGAGGGCACGCCGTATTTCCGCCCCGACCGCGTGGCGCAAGTCATCGAGAAGATGCAAAAGAGCAACGGCGGTCCGCTCAAGGACCTGCATGTGGCGGCCATCTGGCGCGAGATCATGTCGGCCTGCCTGGCGCTCGAGTCGCCGCAGCGCGTCGCGGTGCTGGGGCCCGAGGGCACCTTCTGCGAGCAGGCGGCCATCGAATACTTCGGCGGTGCCGCCGACCTGATCTACTGCGCGAGTTTCGACGAGGTGTTTCACGCCACGGCCGCGGGCAGTGCCCAGTACGGCGTGGTGGGCGTCGAAAACTCGACCGAGGGCGTGGTCACGCGCTCGCTCGACCTGTTCCTGCATTCGCCCACCCACGTGGTCGGCGAGGTCAGCCTGCTGGTGCGCCACCATCTGCTGCGCAGCAGCAACACGCTCGACGGGGTGGAGGCGGTGCTGGCCCACCCGCAAGCGCTGGCACAGTGCCAGACCTGGCTTTCGAAGCACCTGCCCAACGCCGAGCGGCGCGCCGTTTCGAGCAACGCCGAAGGCGCGCGACTCGCGGCCACCAACCCGGCCTGGGCCGCGTTGGCCGGCGAACGCGCCGCCACCCGGTTCGGGCTGCACATCGTCGCGCACGCCATCCAGGACGATTCGTACAACCGCACCCGCTTCTCGGTGATCTGCCTGCCGCAGACGCTGGCCATGCCGCCGGCATCGGGACGCGATTGCACGAGCCTGATCGTTTCCGTGCCGAACCGCCCCGGCGCCGTGCACGACCTTCTGGTGCCGCTGAAGCTCAACAACGTGTCCATGACCCGCTTCGAATCGCGCCCCGCGCGCACCGGCCAGTGGGAGTACTACTTCTACATCGACCTCGACGGCCATCCCTCGCAGCCCAACGTGGCCGCCGCGCTGGCCGAACTGCGCGGGCTCTGCGCGTTCTACAAGGTGCTTGGCGCCTACCCCGTCAAAGCCTGAGCCGGACACGCACCATGTTCGAGCAATTGGGATTGATCGGCTGCGGCCTCATGGGCGGCTCCTTCGCGCTCGCGCTCAAGCGCGCGAAGCTCGTGAAACGGGTGGTCGGCTACAGCAAATCGCCCTCCACCACCGAGCGGGCTCGCCAGCTCGGCGTGATCGACGTGGTGGCGCCTTCCGCGCTGCTCGCGGTTTCGGGCGCCGACCTCGTGCTGCTGGCCGTGCCGGTGGCGGCATCGGAAGCGACCTTCAAGGCCATCCGCCACGGCATGTCGACCGACACGCTGGTGATGGACGTGGGGTCGACCAAGGGCGACGTGATCGAAGCCGCGCGCAACGGTTTGCAAGGCCAGTTCGCGAACTTCGTTCCGGCCCACCCGATCGCCGGCAAGGAGGTGTCCGGCATCGAACATGCCGAAGCTTCGCTGTACGTCGGCCGCAAGGTCGTGCTGACGCCGGTCAAGGCCACGCTGCGCTCGAACGTGCAGCGGGCTTCGCAGCTCTGGAGCGGCATTGGCGCCAATGTCGTCACCATGACGCACGAAGAGCACGACAGTGCCTTTGCAGCGGTGAGCCATCTGCCGCACCTGCTGGCCTTTGCCTATGTCAACGCCCTCATCGCGCAGCCGCAGGGCGACCGCTTTCTGAGCCTTGCGGGGCCCGGCTTTCGCGATTTTTCGCGCATCGCGGCCAGCGATTCGGTCATGTGGCGCGACGTGCTGCTCGCCAACCGCGAGCAGGTGCTGCTGCAGTCGCAGGCCTTCCGCAAGGCGCTGCTGGACCTCGAGGCGCTGATGGGCGCGGCCGACGCCCAGGCGCTGGAGCAATCGATTGCCGCCGCCCGAAAGGTCCGCGCCGCCTGGCAGCCCAACACCGACGCCTCGCAGGACTCCTGACATGTTCTCGACGGCATTCCTCGACATTCCCCCGCTGGCGGCGGCCGCGGGCACCGTCCGGCTGCCGGGCTCCAAGAGCATTTCGAACCGCGTGCTGCTGCTGGCCGCGCTCGCGAGCGGCACCACCACCATTCACGACCTGCTCGACTCCGACGACACCCGCGTGATGCTCGATGCGCTGCGCGCGCTCGGCTGCGGCATCGATGCAGCGGGCAGCACGCTGCGCATCACCGGCATCGGCGGGCAACTGAAGTCCAACGACCAACTGCTGGCGCTCTTTCTTGGCAATGCCGGTACGGCGATGCGACCGCTCACCGCGGCCCTGTCGCTGCTCGGCGGCGATTTCGAACTGAGCGGCGTCCCTCGCATGCATGAGCGGCCGATCGGCGATCTGGTCGATGCACTGACCCAGCTCGGCTGCCGCATCGACTATCTCGGCAACCCCGGCTATCCGCCGCTGCGCATCCGGCCGGTCGATCACGGCGAGCTGGTGCTCGATGCGCCGATCCGCGTGCGCGGCGACGTGTCGAGCCAGTTCCTGACCGCCCTCCTACTGGCATTGCCGCTGGCAGCCGGCAAAGACATCGTCATCGAGGTCGTAGGCGAACTCATCTCCAAACCGTATATCGAGATCACGCTGAACCTGCTGGCGCGCTTCGGCATCGCCGTGCGCCGTGACGGCTGGGAGCGCTTCACCATTCCGGCCGGTAGCAGCTACAGCTCGCCGGGCGGTATCCATGTCGAGGCCGACGCCTCGTCCGCCAGCTATTTCATCGCGCTGGGCGCCATTGCAACGGGCACGTCGGGCCGGAACGGCATCCGGATCGAAGGCGTCGGCGCCGATTCGATCCAGGGCGACATCCGCTTCATCGACGCCGCCCGGCAAATGGGCGCGCAGGTCGACAGCGGGCCGAACTGGCTCGAAGTGCGCCGCGGCGCCTGGCCCCTCAAGGCCATCGATCTCGACGCGAACCACATTCCCGATGCCGCGATGACGCTGGCCGTGATGGCCCTCTACGCCGACGGTCCGAGCACGCTGCGCAACATCGCCAGCTGGCGGGTCAAGGAAACGGACCGCATCGACGCCATGGCCAACGAGCTGAAAAAGCTGGGCGCCATGGTGGAATCCGGTCCCGATTTCATCCGGGTGCATCCGCTCGCCTCGGCCGATTGGCAACCCGCCATCATCCGCACCTACGACGATCATCGCGTGGCGATGTGTTTCTCGCTCGCGGCGTTCAACCCGGCCGGGGTGCCGGTGCGCATTCTCGAGCCCCATTGCGTCGCCAAGACTTTTCCAGACTACTTCGAAACGCTGTTCTCGGTGGCCGAAGCCGCCGAGGTGCC
The Variovorax paradoxus genome window above contains:
- the serC gene encoding 3-phosphoserine/phosphohydroxythreonine transaminase, which produces MTQQQQPKPAGARPYNFSAGPAAMPEAVLQRAASEMLDWQGSGMSVMEMSHRGKEFGAICTRAEADIRTLLAVPEHFHILFMQGGGLGENAIVPMNLSRGKTADFVITGSWSIKSQKEAQRYCTAHIAASNAGDHHTKLPDPSTWQLSQDASYVHLCTNETINGIEFQQLPDLSTLGSNAPLVIDFSSHVASRSIDWSRVGLAFGGAQKNLGPAGLTLVIVRDDLLGRALEICPSAFNYKTVADNKSMYNTPPTWGIYMAGLTFQWLLQQTEGALTGIAAMEQRNIAKANLLYGFIDASGFYVNKIDPSCRSRMNVPFFLADESRNEAFLAGAREAGLLQLKGHKSVGGMRASIYNAMPLEGVQALVSYMREFERSHA
- the pheA gene encoding prephenate dehydratase; this encodes MTASAPTPPSSPDNSESLAGLRVQIDSLDQQLLSLLNERAHVAELVGEVKKREGTPYFRPDRVAQVIEKMQKSNGGPLKDLHVAAIWREIMSACLALESPQRVAVLGPEGTFCEQAAIEYFGGAADLIYCASFDEVFHATAAGSAQYGVVGVENSTEGVVTRSLDLFLHSPTHVVGEVSLLVRHHLLRSSNTLDGVEAVLAHPQALAQCQTWLSKHLPNAERRAVSSNAEGARLAATNPAWAALAGERAATRFGLHIVAHAIQDDSYNRTRFSVICLPQTLAMPPASGRDCTSLIVSVPNRPGAVHDLLVPLKLNNVSMTRFESRPARTGQWEYYFYIDLDGHPSQPNVAAALAELRGLCAFYKVLGAYPVKA
- a CDS encoding prephenate dehydrogenase translates to MFEQLGLIGCGLMGGSFALALKRAKLVKRVVGYSKSPSTTERARQLGVIDVVAPSALLAVSGADLVLLAVPVAASEATFKAIRHGMSTDTLVMDVGSTKGDVIEAARNGLQGQFANFVPAHPIAGKEVSGIEHAEASLYVGRKVVLTPVKATLRSNVQRASQLWSGIGANVVTMTHEEHDSAFAAVSHLPHLLAFAYVNALIAQPQGDRFLSLAGPGFRDFSRIAASDSVMWRDVLLANREQVLLQSQAFRKALLDLEALMGAADAQALEQSIAAARKVRAAWQPNTDASQDS
- a CDS encoding bifunctional 3-phosphoshikimate 1-carboxyvinyltransferase/cytidylate kinase: MFSTAFLDIPPLAAAAGTVRLPGSKSISNRVLLLAALASGTTTIHDLLDSDDTRVMLDALRALGCGIDAAGSTLRITGIGGQLKSNDQLLALFLGNAGTAMRPLTAALSLLGGDFELSGVPRMHERPIGDLVDALTQLGCRIDYLGNPGYPPLRIRPVDHGELVLDAPIRVRGDVSSQFLTALLLALPLAAGKDIVIEVVGELISKPYIEITLNLLARFGIAVRRDGWERFTIPAGSSYSSPGGIHVEADASSASYFIALGAIATGTSGRNGIRIEGVGADSIQGDIRFIDAARQMGAQVDSGPNWLEVRRGAWPLKAIDLDANHIPDAAMTLAVMALYADGPSTLRNIASWRVKETDRIDAMANELKKLGAMVESGPDFIRVHPLASADWQPAIIRTYDDHRVAMCFSLAAFNPAGVPVRILEPHCVAKTFPDYFETLFSVAEAAEVPVICIDGPTASGKGTLAAEVARLLGYHYLDSGSLYRVTGLAMRRAGLSADPQHEAQIAALASTLPLLFAEGKVLLAGEDVSDEIRTEAAGMDASRVSTLPAVREALLALQQRFRQLPGLVADGRDMGTVIFPDAGLKVFLTASAAQRAERRHKQLISKGISTTLDSLRSDLEARDARDSSRSVAPLKPAQDARHLDNSQLSIEQSIDTVLNWWQEIQPFKPA